In Vibrio cyclitrophicus, one genomic interval encodes:
- a CDS encoding TetR/AcrR family transcriptional regulator, with amino-acid sequence MNEKTNDTRLHVLDVGYQLIVNNGFNGVGLSQLLKEADVPKGSFYHYFKSKEQFGEALIQHYFENYTTKIEAILVHGEGNHYQRILSYFSLWAKTENGTCNAHKCLVVKLSAEVSDLSDPMRQALLKGAEKVTNTIEQCIVGGIADGSIKAEDSQETAQNLYSMWLGASLLSKLSQSSHSLQSALSLTERILKGESQ; translated from the coding sequence ATGAACGAAAAAACGAATGACACACGCCTGCATGTTTTAGATGTTGGCTACCAATTAATAGTGAACAACGGCTTTAACGGCGTTGGCCTATCGCAATTGCTTAAAGAAGCGGACGTACCGAAAGGATCGTTTTACCACTATTTTAAATCTAAAGAGCAATTTGGCGAGGCGTTGATTCAACACTATTTTGAAAACTACACTACTAAGATTGAAGCAATTTTAGTACACGGTGAAGGTAATCATTATCAGCGAATCTTGAGCTATTTCTCGCTATGGGCGAAGACCGAAAACGGTACCTGTAATGCTCATAAATGCTTGGTCGTTAAACTCAGTGCGGAAGTTTCTGATCTCTCTGATCCTATGCGTCAAGCGCTATTAAAAGGTGCTGAGAAAGTGACGAATACCATCGAACAGTGCATTGTCGGTGGTATTGCAGATGGCTCTATAAAGGCTGAAGACAGCCAAGAAACAGCTCAGAACCTATACTCAATGTGGTTAGGCGCAAGCTTATTGAGCAAACTGAGCCAGAGCTCCCATAGTTTACAGTCAGCTTTAAGCCTTACCGAACGAATTTTAAAAGGTGAAAGCCAATAA
- a CDS encoding YkgJ family cysteine cluster protein — MTIEIKNVTEPEVTCANCQACCCRLEVMIITDTGVPEEHIAYDEWGGETMLRLDDGWCSAVDRETLMCTIYENRPWICREFEMGSYECVEQRTDVMG, encoded by the coding sequence ATGACGATAGAGATTAAGAACGTAACCGAACCTGAAGTAACCTGTGCCAATTGTCAGGCATGCTGTTGTCGCCTAGAAGTTATGATCATCACAGATACAGGTGTTCCTGAAGAGCATATTGCTTATGATGAGTGGGGTGGCGAAACCATGCTGAGATTAGACGACGGTTGGTGCTCTGCGGTAGATAGAGAAACACTGATGTGTACTATTTACGAAAATCGACCTTGGATCTGTCGTGAGTTCGAAATGGGCTCTTACGAATGTGTGGAACAACGCACAGATGTGATGGGTTAA
- the norR gene encoding nitric oxide reductase transcriptional regulator NorR, whose translation MQDISASTLMEMTIGLASGVNDQDRFNRLIDAIRKTITCDCVALLSLQGDTLVPIAMQGLSRDTFGRRFIISEHPRFEEICASRSPVRFDSDSSLPDPFDGLLIDHDGDLPMHACMGLPLLFGDKLLGILTLDSLKPDVFANIPARNLEVLAAIAASSMQMALTFSQLEHQAKQSKQLLEELNVESWERDGGELIGNSDTMVALKNDIAVVAPSEFNILIHGDTGVGKELVARTLHHQSQRKRNPLVYVNCAAIPENLVESELFGHVRGAFTGADKNRLGKFALADGGTLFLDEIGELPLAAQSKLLRALQNNEIQPVGQDNIQTIDVRVLAATNRDLKQEVEDGRFRADLYHRLSVYPIAVPALKDRGDDISLLAGFFLEQARRKLGINQVKFRSDVLSFLNRYGWPGNVRELEHVISRSALKALARSTNKNLVTITKEDCGPLDQDQPIATTQVKNTPLSTPTIDLSEGLRGATDDFQRSIITEVLEDANFNWAQAGRVLKTDRANLTRLSKRLGLNVAKSHTIERTK comes from the coding sequence ATGCAAGATATCTCCGCATCTACCCTCATGGAAATGACCATTGGCCTCGCGAGTGGTGTGAACGATCAAGATCGTTTCAATCGCCTCATTGATGCTATTCGCAAAACCATAACGTGTGATTGTGTCGCGCTTTTAAGCCTTCAAGGTGACACGCTAGTACCCATTGCAATGCAAGGGCTCAGCCGAGATACATTCGGTCGTCGCTTTATCATTTCAGAACACCCGCGTTTTGAAGAGATCTGCGCGTCTCGCTCTCCTGTTCGTTTCGATTCTGACAGCTCCCTACCCGATCCTTTCGATGGTTTGCTTATTGACCATGATGGCGATTTACCGATGCACGCTTGTATGGGCTTACCTTTACTATTTGGCGACAAGCTATTGGGTATTCTGACTCTAGACAGCCTGAAACCAGATGTCTTCGCTAATATTCCAGCGCGTAACCTTGAAGTACTGGCAGCGATTGCGGCTTCAAGCATGCAAATGGCACTGACCTTCTCGCAACTTGAACATCAAGCGAAACAGTCAAAACAGTTACTGGAAGAGTTGAATGTAGAGTCATGGGAACGTGACGGTGGTGAGTTGATTGGTAACAGTGACACCATGGTCGCACTTAAGAACGACATCGCTGTGGTAGCGCCGTCTGAGTTTAATATCTTGATTCATGGTGACACGGGGGTTGGTAAAGAGCTCGTGGCTCGTACCCTGCACCATCAATCTCAACGTAAGCGTAACCCACTCGTCTACGTAAACTGTGCTGCAATCCCTGAAAACTTAGTAGAGAGTGAATTGTTTGGTCACGTTCGTGGCGCATTCACTGGCGCAGACAAAAACCGCTTAGGTAAGTTTGCTTTAGCCGATGGTGGCACACTGTTCCTTGATGAGATTGGTGAGTTGCCTTTAGCCGCGCAAAGTAAATTATTACGTGCGCTGCAAAACAACGAAATCCAACCTGTTGGCCAAGACAACATTCAAACCATCGATGTTCGAGTATTGGCAGCGACAAACCGAGATCTAAAACAAGAAGTTGAAGACGGCCGATTCAGAGCCGATTTATATCACCGATTGAGTGTGTACCCTATTGCTGTGCCTGCACTGAAAGATCGTGGTGACGACATCAGCCTATTAGCTGGTTTCTTCTTAGAACAAGCGCGTCGTAAGCTTGGTATCAACCAAGTTAAGTTCCGCTCTGACGTCCTTTCTTTCCTAAACCGTTATGGTTGGCCGGGTAACGTGCGTGAACTTGAGCACGTGATCAGTCGTTCAGCATTGAAAGCGTTAGCGCGCAGCACCAATAAAAACCTAGTGACAATTACCAAGGAAGATTGTGGTCCACTCGATCAAGATCAACCTATTGCGACAACACAGGTGAAAAACACACCGTTATCGACACCAACGATCGATCTTTCTGAAGGGCTACGTGGTGCAACGGACGATTTTCAGCGCAGTATCATTACTGAGGTGTTGGAAGATGCCAACTTTAACTGGGCACAAGCAGGGCGAGTTTTGAAAACAGACCGAGCAAACCTGACTCGACTGTCTAAGCGTTTAGGGCTAAATGTGGCTAAGTCTCACACGATCGAACGGACAAAATAG
- a CDS encoding FKBP-type peptidyl-prolyl cis-trans isomerase has product MSKFVIPVIVFLLAGFMIYRTWTNHKSGGENFEQGQQFLIENGTKEGVITTESGLQYLVLEEGTGTEHPTKNSKVTVHYHGTLLDGTVFDSSVERGEPISFALKQVIKGWQEGLTYMVEGQKVRLFIPSTLAYGKGSSGPIPPSSTLIFDVELISIK; this is encoded by the coding sequence ATGTCTAAATTTGTCATCCCGGTCATTGTCTTTCTTTTGGCGGGTTTCATGATTTACCGTACTTGGACGAATCATAAGTCTGGCGGAGAAAACTTCGAACAAGGCCAACAATTTCTAATTGAAAACGGCACAAAAGAAGGCGTGATTACGACTGAAAGCGGTCTTCAATACCTTGTTCTTGAAGAAGGTACAGGCACAGAGCACCCAACTAAAAACAGCAAAGTAACGGTTCATTACCACGGTACGCTACTCGACGGCACTGTTTTCGACAGCTCTGTTGAGCGTGGCGAGCCAATCTCATTTGCCCTTAAGCAAGTAATCAAAGGTTGGCAAGAAGGTTTGACTTACATGGTTGAAGGCCAAAAAGTTCGTCTATTCATTCCAAGCACTTTAGCTTACGGTAAAGGTAGTTCTGGCCCTATCCCACCATCATCGACTCTGATTTTTGACGTAGAACTCATCTCTATCAAATAA
- a CDS encoding RluA family pseudouridine synthase yields the protein MSANLAQYTPLHALNQPANQDLSLPTRFTFPYYYTPHPTCELAMQQLQQSLLDCGVNETSQGNLYAVLLVQHPQTQELGYLSAFSGLQLDPALVSQLNNIHFVPPAFDSAQFQSKNSVNLAHQLQLADDIEKLQQSHNLDALLVELEELKIESAQAIEAFQLAMAANKAQRNKLREQANQEKALGNLESAASLLKQLGNQSSQEKRDLKALRIEWKQKIAERQSQVDLIESEMKNRKQEHQAVSEQLEAQRLSHYRFINQAKQSKNLLELLDGKDALEGSGDCCLPKMLNFAFEHGFKPLALSEFWWGLPPTDIIRQHGNLYPVCQSKSFEILEHQLSGIGLEDNPLIVNPAVGKSFDIVYEDDEIVVVNKPEEFLSVPGKFIEDSVYTRIKARYPDATGPLIIHRLDMSTSGLLILALTAESNRHIQKQFIDRTVEKRYTALLDGEIHGKSGDISLPLRGDITDRPRQLVCHQHGRNAETHWQAVSTHNGKTKVHLYPKTGRTHQLRVHCASPLGLGVPIRGDDLYGYKRERLHLHAGYLKLIHPTTGEWMEFEVPSEF from the coding sequence ATGTCAGCAAACCTTGCTCAATACACACCACTGCACGCTTTAAACCAACCAGCGAACCAAGACTTATCGCTACCCACTCGGTTTACGTTTCCGTATTACTATACTCCGCATCCAACGTGTGAGTTAGCAATGCAGCAGCTTCAACAATCATTACTCGACTGTGGTGTGAATGAAACCTCGCAAGGCAACCTCTATGCCGTACTTCTTGTTCAACATCCTCAAACCCAAGAGTTGGGTTACCTTTCTGCGTTTTCGGGCTTGCAGTTAGATCCGGCTTTGGTCTCTCAGTTAAACAACATTCACTTTGTTCCACCAGCCTTCGATTCAGCACAATTTCAGTCTAAAAATAGTGTGAACCTTGCTCACCAGTTGCAACTAGCGGACGACATTGAAAAGCTACAACAGTCGCACAACCTAGATGCATTATTGGTTGAACTAGAAGAGTTAAAAATCGAATCAGCACAAGCTATCGAAGCCTTTCAGTTAGCAATGGCCGCGAACAAAGCTCAGCGTAACAAACTCAGAGAACAAGCTAATCAAGAGAAAGCATTAGGGAATCTAGAGTCAGCGGCGAGTTTACTTAAACAACTGGGCAATCAAAGTAGCCAAGAGAAACGCGATCTAAAAGCACTTCGTATTGAGTGGAAACAGAAGATCGCAGAACGCCAATCACAAGTTGATTTGATTGAAAGCGAAATGAAAAACCGTAAGCAAGAGCACCAAGCAGTTTCAGAACAGTTGGAAGCTCAACGTCTCTCTCACTATCGCTTTATCAATCAAGCCAAGCAATCTAAAAATTTACTTGAGCTACTCGATGGAAAAGACGCGCTGGAAGGCTCTGGTGACTGCTGCCTACCTAAGATGCTTAACTTCGCTTTTGAACACGGGTTTAAGCCGTTAGCATTGTCTGAGTTTTGGTGGGGATTGCCGCCAACGGATATCATTCGACAACACGGAAACCTTTACCCGGTTTGTCAAAGTAAAAGCTTCGAGATCCTCGAACACCAGCTGAGTGGTATTGGACTAGAAGATAACCCGCTTATCGTGAACCCTGCTGTAGGTAAGTCTTTTGATATTGTTTATGAAGACGACGAGATTGTGGTCGTAAATAAGCCTGAAGAGTTCTTGTCGGTTCCCGGTAAATTCATCGAAGATTCAGTTTATACCCGTATTAAAGCGCGTTACCCCGATGCAACAGGCCCTTTGATTATCCATAGACTAGATATGTCGACATCTGGATTGTTGATTTTGGCACTGACCGCAGAATCCAATAGACACATCCAGAAGCAATTCATCGATAGAACCGTAGAAAAGCGTTACACCGCTCTGCTTGATGGTGAAATCCACGGTAAATCTGGCGATATTAGCTTGCCCTTACGCGGCGACATCACAGACAGACCAAGACAACTGGTTTGCCACCAACACGGCCGAAATGCAGAAACTCACTGGCAGGCGGTGAGCACTCATAATGGCAAAACCAAGGTTCACTTGTACCCTAAAACCGGGCGAACCCACCAACTGCGAGTGCACTGTGCTTCTCCATTAGGGCTTGGTGTTCCAATTCGTGGTGACGACTTATACGGATACAAACGCGAGCGCTTACACCTGCACGCTGGCTACTTGAAGTTGATTCACCCGACAACCGGTGAATGGATGGAGTTTGAAGTGCCTTCTGAGTTTTAA
- a CDS encoding glutaredoxin — protein MKFIRWFLGRVILLLNFVFSPRGVKRSQEEQSKVNEQAKTHTLYQFDACPFCVKVRRAMKRQSVQFELRDAKNNEQHRAELEAGGGRVKVPCLRIEKDGKTEWMYESSDIVTYLEKQFA, from the coding sequence ATGAAGTTTATCCGTTGGTTCTTAGGTCGTGTTATCTTGTTATTGAATTTTGTTTTCAGCCCACGTGGTGTGAAGCGTTCTCAAGAAGAACAAAGCAAAGTGAATGAGCAAGCAAAAACGCACACGTTATACCAATTCGACGCGTGCCCATTTTGTGTGAAAGTGCGCCGCGCGATGAAACGTCAGTCGGTTCAATTTGAACTTCGTGATGCAAAAAACAACGAGCAACACCGTGCAGAGCTTGAAGCTGGTGGCGGTCGTGTAAAAGTGCCTTGTCTACGTATCGAAAAAGACGGCAAAACTGAGTGGATGTACGAATCTTCAGATATCGTGACTTACTTAGAAAAGCAGTTTGCATAA
- a CDS encoding glutathione S-transferase, with protein sequence MITLHHLNKSRSKRIIWLLEELGVDYQIKPYQRDSVTFLAPPELKSVHPLGKSPVIEDDGVVISESGAITEYLIDKYGQGKFAPVRRTADYVEYSQWLHFAESSGILPMLLKIFVMKDGCETNFLGGYADDENQKVLTFVNEALEGKTYLVADTLTGADFMMSFIVEIVGNFGATALYPNIAKYGELLTSHPAYQKAEQVELEHSN encoded by the coding sequence ATGATTACTTTGCATCACTTAAACAAATCGCGTTCAAAACGTATCATCTGGCTGTTGGAAGAGCTTGGTGTGGATTACCAAATAAAACCATACCAACGAGACAGTGTCACGTTTCTAGCACCACCAGAATTGAAGTCAGTTCATCCGTTGGGTAAATCTCCAGTCATTGAAGACGATGGCGTTGTGATCAGCGAGTCTGGTGCTATCACCGAGTACCTAATCGACAAATACGGCCAAGGCAAGTTCGCACCAGTGCGCCGCACAGCTGACTATGTAGAATACTCACAGTGGCTTCACTTCGCTGAAAGCTCTGGTATTTTGCCAATGCTGCTCAAAATCTTTGTGATGAAAGACGGTTGCGAGACTAATTTCCTCGGCGGCTACGCTGACGATGAAAACCAAAAGGTCTTAACCTTTGTCAACGAAGCACTTGAAGGTAAAACTTACCTCGTTGCTGATACTCTGACGGGTGCAGATTTTATGATGTCGTTCATCGTAGAAATCGTTGGTAACTTTGGGGCAACTGCGCTTTACCCTAACATTGCTAAATACGGTGAGCTTTTAACAAGCCACCCTGCTTACCAAAAAGCAGAGCAAGTAGAGCTAGAACACTCGAACTGA
- the hmpA gene encoding NO-inducible flavohemoprotein, with protein sequence MLNNAHIEIIKSTIPLLESAGPALTQHFYQRMFTHNPELKDIFNMTHQRTGRQGVALFEAIAAYAKNIENLAALTTAVERIAQKHTSFNIQPEHYQIVGLHLIETLRELATEAFTPEVEEAWTAAYLFLAQVFIDREAELYLQRKQAVGGWEAARTFVIADKIEESALVTSFILQPKDGGEVLDYTPGQYIGIEVKPEGSQYSEIRQYSLSDKPNGKQYRISVKREGQGQDTQGVVSNHLHDTVAVGDEVSLYAPAGDFMYQERSKPVTLISAGVGVTPMQSMLEFLNTEDKNEPVLYLHACENVGQHSFTSRVKDIVADKGWEAKTWYMNKDESACENTHQGQMDLASISDTKGFEESDFYICGPVGFMKNIVEQLDALKVDRSHVHYEVFGPHANF encoded by the coding sequence ATGCTTAACAATGCACATATCGAAATCATCAAATCTACTATCCCTCTACTTGAGAGCGCAGGCCCTGCTTTAACTCAGCATTTTTATCAACGTATGTTCACGCATAACCCTGAGTTGAAAGATATCTTCAATATGACTCACCAAAGAACAGGTCGCCAAGGCGTAGCACTGTTTGAAGCTATCGCGGCATATGCAAAGAACATTGAAAATCTAGCAGCGTTAACAACAGCCGTTGAACGTATTGCTCAGAAACACACAAGCTTTAATATTCAACCAGAGCACTACCAAATTGTTGGTTTGCACCTGATTGAAACACTGCGCGAATTAGCAACAGAAGCATTCACTCCAGAAGTGGAAGAGGCGTGGACAGCGGCTTACCTTTTCTTAGCTCAAGTATTCATCGATCGTGAAGCAGAGCTTTACCTACAGCGTAAGCAAGCGGTAGGTGGCTGGGAAGCAGCACGTACGTTCGTGATTGCAGACAAGATTGAAGAATCAGCGCTAGTAACTAGCTTCATCCTTCAGCCAAAAGACGGCGGTGAAGTTCTGGATTACACGCCAGGTCAATACATTGGTATCGAAGTGAAACCAGAAGGCTCTCAATACAGCGAAATTCGTCAATATTCTCTGTCTGATAAGCCAAACGGCAAACAATACCGCATCTCTGTTAAACGTGAAGGGCAAGGCCAAGATACACAAGGTGTTGTATCTAACCACCTACACGATACAGTTGCTGTTGGTGATGAGGTTAGCCTATACGCACCAGCGGGTGACTTCATGTATCAAGAGCGCAGTAAACCAGTAACGCTTATCTCTGCAGGTGTTGGTGTAACGCCAATGCAGTCTATGCTTGAGTTCCTAAACACGGAAGATAAAAACGAGCCAGTACTTTACCTTCACGCTTGTGAGAACGTAGGCCAACACTCTTTCACGAGTCGTGTTAAAGATATTGTTGCAGACAAAGGTTGGGAAGCGAAAACGTGGTACATGAACAAAGACGAATCTGCATGTGAAAACACACATCAAGGCCAAATGGATCTAGCGTCTATCTCTGATACTAAAGGCTTTGAAGAGAGCGATTTTTATATCTGTGGACCTGTTGGTTTCATGAAAAACATCGTGGAGCAGCTAGACGCACTTAAAGTTGATCGTTCACACGTACACTACGAAGTATTCGGACCTCACGCTAACTTCTAA
- a CDS encoding OmpA family protein produces MLSIALAGCEATSPTDLLGGNMLETAPQTDYDLMHPEWGVVQTTHVASNRGYSIQSSTHQQRTITTNYGRGVSTNDPLEVFLRQNRIDFEVLPGNHVMVKLEQHVNFKTGSAFPDPAYNQWLDTLGNYLSQRQDIDVVIEGHTDNTGTDRINDPLSEQRAKEVKARLESNYVSSRSIYTRGFGEYVPACTNASAQGKACNRRVELMLIVAK; encoded by the coding sequence ATGTTAAGCATAGCTTTGGCTGGGTGTGAAGCCACGTCACCAACTGATTTACTTGGCGGTAACATGCTAGAGACTGCACCACAAACCGATTACGACCTGATGCACCCAGAATGGGGTGTGGTTCAAACGACTCATGTAGCAAGCAATCGTGGGTACTCGATTCAGAGCAGCACTCATCAACAAAGAACCATCACGACCAACTACGGACGTGGCGTTTCGACTAACGATCCACTGGAAGTCTTTTTAAGACAAAACCGTATCGATTTTGAAGTGTTGCCAGGTAACCATGTGATGGTAAAGCTTGAGCAGCACGTGAACTTTAAAACAGGTTCAGCATTCCCTGATCCAGCTTATAATCAATGGTTAGATACGCTAGGTAACTACCTTTCTCAACGCCAAGATATCGATGTTGTGATTGAAGGGCACACCGATAACACAGGCACAGATCGAATTAATGATCCTCTGTCAGAGCAGCGCGCAAAAGAAGTAAAAGCTCGATTAGAGAGTAACTATGTGTCCAGTCGTTCTATTTATACTCGTGGCTTCGGTGAGTATGTTCCAGCTTGTACTAATGCTTCTGCGCAAGGCAAGGCGTGTAACCGCCGTGTGGAATTGATGCTGATTGTAGCGAAGTAG
- a CDS encoding substrate-binding domain-containing protein, giving the protein MNIKDVAVLAGVSPATVSRFVNTPESVASATAQKIERVIDTTGYRIDRKSHALEFNKNPTIGVLIPSLLNPVFSEVVAGIQQRARHFGYSTIVLDTQYDSEQEQQAAIDLIRQRVEGVILTIADMSDNAALELLRSFKFPYCLLHNQSVENEPCVYVDNYQAGKDVAQKILEYGHIKIGMITGHFASSDRAKKRYEGFKQGLYEKGVELSQLLEVDQNKLVPFTDSEMNLLSGECGPTVWFCSNDLLALKTMNALKSTGRRIPQDVSVVGFDGMGLGQLVSPNLATVAVPHIDMGKMAVDILFNAKAGSIERFEFALKYELQMKGSLGAVPVITQFN; this is encoded by the coding sequence ATGAATATCAAGGATGTGGCAGTTCTCGCGGGTGTTTCTCCTGCGACAGTCTCTCGATTCGTTAACACACCAGAATCTGTGGCTTCTGCTACAGCTCAAAAGATCGAGCGTGTCATCGATACGACAGGTTATCGAATAGACAGGAAGTCGCATGCTCTTGAGTTCAATAAAAACCCAACGATTGGCGTATTGATTCCGAGTTTATTGAATCCCGTATTTTCAGAAGTTGTTGCAGGTATTCAGCAGCGCGCGCGGCATTTTGGCTACTCGACTATAGTGCTGGACACTCAATATGACAGTGAACAAGAACAACAAGCAGCTATCGATCTGATCCGTCAAAGAGTGGAAGGTGTGATCTTAACGATAGCCGATATGTCTGATAATGCTGCACTCGAATTACTCCGAAGTTTTAAATTTCCTTACTGTTTGCTTCATAACCAATCTGTTGAAAATGAACCTTGTGTCTATGTTGATAACTATCAAGCAGGTAAGGATGTTGCACAGAAAATTCTAGAATATGGCCATATCAAAATAGGAATGATTACAGGGCACTTTGCCTCATCCGACCGTGCAAAAAAGCGTTATGAAGGGTTCAAACAAGGTCTCTATGAGAAGGGGGTTGAATTAAGCCAGCTTCTTGAAGTCGACCAAAACAAGCTTGTTCCGTTCACTGACTCTGAGATGAACTTATTAAGCGGTGAGTGTGGTCCTACGGTTTGGTTTTGCAGCAATGATTTACTTGCGCTGAAAACAATGAATGCGTTGAAGAGTACAGGTAGACGAATCCCACAAGACGTTTCGGTTGTGGGCTTTGATGGTATGGGGCTTGGGCAATTGGTGAGTCCGAATTTGGCTACTGTGGCTGTTCCTCATATTGATATGGGGAAAATGGCCGTCGATATTTTGTTTAACGCAAAAGCAGGTTCAATCGAGCGGTTTGAATTTGCGTTGAAGTATGAATTACAAATGAAGGGATCGCTTGGTGCGGTTCCCGTTATAACCCAATTTAATTAA
- a CDS encoding thioredoxin domain-containing protein — protein MFKPFTKFITALAVVLIIAGCSETDEPQKGVQYEALPTALTEFNLSPVTEIFSLNCGHCRQMESAIPEIESLTDQTIGKMHVTFNESAQISAMIYYTAVMQLDATPDHAFMDDLFGAVQMGADATPEQRQQALETAFTSRGLVSPYQLKKEQQVALFDYVKKAEEISVKGQINSVPTFIINGKYQVLTAGHQDVAGIAKTINYLLTQP, from the coding sequence ATGTTTAAACCATTTACTAAATTCATCACAGCACTCGCTGTCGTGCTTATTATCGCGGGTTGTAGTGAAACAGACGAGCCACAAAAAGGCGTTCAATACGAAGCGCTTCCAACTGCTCTAACAGAATTCAACTTGTCTCCGGTCACTGAAATTTTCTCTCTTAACTGTGGTCACTGCCGTCAAATGGAAAGTGCAATTCCAGAGATTGAATCTCTAACAGACCAAACTATTGGCAAGATGCACGTAACGTTCAACGAAAGTGCTCAAATCAGTGCAATGATCTACTACACAGCAGTGATGCAGCTTGATGCGACGCCAGACCACGCGTTCATGGACGACCTATTTGGTGCCGTTCAAATGGGTGCAGATGCAACACCTGAGCAGCGTCAACAAGCACTCGAGACAGCGTTTACTTCTCGTGGTTTGGTTAGCCCATACCAACTGAAAAAAGAACAACAAGTCGCTCTGTTTGACTACGTTAAAAAAGCAGAAGAGATCTCAGTAAAAGGTCAGATCAACTCAGTACCAACCTTTATCATCAACGGTAAATACCAAGTACTCACAGCAGGTCACCAAGACGTTGCTGGCATTGCAAAAACGATCAACTACCTTTTGACTCAACCATAA
- a CDS encoding NADP-dependent oxidoreductase, with product MTQQDNRRIVLASRPVGAPTQDNFRLETVAAPTIKDGEMLLRSVYLSLDPYMRGRMSDAKSYADPVAIDEVMVGATVCQVEESNNADFEVGEWVLAYTGWQDLGVSNGEGLIKLGKQPSHPSYALGIMGMPGFTAYMGLLDIGQPKEGDTLVVAAATGPVGATVGQIGKLKGCRVIGVAGGQEKCQYAKEVLGFDECIDHKADDFAEQLAKACNNGIDVYFENVGGKVFDAVMPLLNTGARIPVCGLISQYNATSLPEGPDRMSSLMGTLLVKRIKMQGFIIFDDYAHRYNEFAVQMTEWLSQGKMHYREHLIEGLDEAPKAFMGLLEGQNFGKLVIKTNEAK from the coding sequence ATGACTCAACAAGACAATCGCCGCATCGTATTGGCTTCTCGCCCAGTTGGCGCACCAACTCAAGACAACTTCCGTTTAGAGACAGTAGCCGCACCAACAATCAAAGATGGCGAGATGTTACTTCGCTCGGTTTACCTTTCTCTCGACCCTTACATGCGTGGCCGAATGAGCGATGCGAAGTCTTACGCTGATCCAGTCGCTATCGATGAAGTGATGGTAGGTGCAACCGTTTGTCAGGTTGAAGAGTCAAATAACGCTGATTTTGAAGTTGGTGAATGGGTACTGGCTTACACAGGTTGGCAAGATCTTGGTGTGTCTAACGGTGAAGGCCTTATCAAACTAGGTAAACAGCCAAGTCACCCTTCGTACGCACTTGGCATCATGGGTATGCCAGGCTTTACCGCATACATGGGCTTGCTGGATATAGGCCAACCTAAAGAAGGCGACACGTTAGTTGTAGCAGCAGCAACAGGCCCAGTAGGCGCAACTGTTGGTCAAATCGGTAAGCTAAAAGGCTGTCGTGTAATTGGTGTTGCTGGCGGTCAGGAGAAGTGTCAGTACGCAAAAGAGGTCCTGGGCTTTGATGAATGTATCGACCACAAAGCGGATGATTTCGCAGAACAACTGGCTAAAGCGTGTAACAACGGTATCGACGTTTACTTTGAAAACGTTGGCGGCAAGGTCTTCGACGCAGTAATGCCTCTGCTTAACACAGGGGCTCGTATTCCTGTGTGTGGCCTTATCTCTCAGTACAACGCAACATCACTGCCTGAAGGCCCAGATCGTATGTCTAGCCTTATGGGCACTCTTCTGGTCAAGCGTATTAAGATGCAAGGTTTCATTATCTTTGATGACTACGCACACCGTTACAACGAGTTTGCTGTTCAAATGACAGAATGGTTGTCTCAAGGCAAGATGCACTACCGCGAGCACCTAATTGAAGGTCTAGACGAAGCGCCAAAAGCATTCATGGGTCTATTAGAAGGACAAAACTTCGGTAAGCTTGTTATTAAAACTAACGAAGCAAAATAG